In Acidaminococcales bacterium, the following are encoded in one genomic region:
- a CDS encoding MBL fold metallo-hydrolase produces MMGDSFRVHVLASGSKGNAVLVGAGRTTIMIDAGISARRLERELGGLGLGARDLAGIFITHEHTDHVKGLPAFAEKSQVQVFAREETWLALEGLRKIPPGCRRLLPMRETAVGDLCVRPFAVSHDAAAPVGFNIFYRSRKCSLATDLGFAGEEVKAALSGSDVFIVEANHDEKMLAGGSYPPAMKKRIGGGKGHLSNTQAGRLLAEVCGGKTTQVFLAHLSRENNRPELAQKTVADILAGRGAAGASIYVTSQEVLVSNYGRESDVK; encoded by the coding sequence ATGATGGGCGATTCTTTTCGAGTGCATGTCCTGGCGAGCGGCAGCAAAGGCAACGCTGTTCTCGTAGGCGCCGGGCGCACGACCATTATGATCGACGCCGGGATAAGCGCCCGGCGGCTTGAGCGGGAACTGGGCGGGCTGGGCCTTGGGGCGCGGGACTTGGCGGGCATATTCATAACGCACGAACATACCGACCATGTGAAGGGGCTTCCGGCGTTTGCGGAAAAATCGCAGGTACAGGTGTTTGCCCGGGAGGAAACTTGGCTGGCGCTCGAAGGCCTCAGAAAGATCCCGCCCGGCTGCCGCCGCCTTTTGCCCATGCGGGAGACCGCCGTCGGCGATCTTTGCGTAAGGCCTTTCGCCGTTTCGCACGATGCGGCGGCGCCGGTCGGCTTTAACATTTTTTACCGATCCCGAAAATGTTCGCTGGCTACCGATCTGGGCTTTGCCGGCGAGGAGGTAAAGGCCGCCCTGTCGGGCAGCGACGTGTTCATCGTCGAGGCCAACCACGACGAAAAAATGCTGGCCGGCGGCTCTTACCCGCCGGCCATGAAAAAAAGGATCGGCGGCGGCAAAGGCCACTTGTCCAACACACAAGCCGGGCGGCTGCTCGCCGAAGTGTGCGGCGGCAAAACAACGCAGGTTTTTCTCGCGCATTTGAGCCGGGAAAACAACCGCCCGGAGCTTGCGCAAAAAACCGTCGCGGACATTTTGGCCGGGCGCGGCGCGGCGGGCGCGTCCATATACGTAACGAGCCAGGAAGTCCTGGTAAGCAATTACGGCAGGGAGAGTGATGTGAAGTGA